A part of Chanos chanos chromosome 9, fChaCha1.1, whole genome shotgun sequence genomic DNA contains:
- the nr0b2a gene encoding nuclear receptor subfamily 0 group B member 2a — MDYECHCVDNNNGQPSAILYHILSRTDNDEPTHNNLNCNLVAHKCHCDTRRTVCLKTPKETCQVASGVLVKTIHFMKSLPAFQQLPLKDQLTLLQNCWAPLFILGLAQERVSFDVTDTPAPSMLKRILLNHRESHDSDREQPTLAGVEKIMSCLKKFWSLDLSPKEYAYLKGTIIFNPDVSDLKASLFIEGLQQEAQHALREVVFPLHPEDRGRFARILLTASSLKTITPSLITELFFRPVIGQAHLLDLLVEMLFTR, encoded by the exons ATGGATTACGAATGTCATTGTGTAGATAACAACAATGGGCAGCCTAGCGCTATCCTGTACCATATTCTCAGCCGAACGGACAACGACGAGCCGACCCATAACAACCTGAATTGTAACTTGGTCGCGCACAAATGTCATTGTGACACGAGACGGACTGTTTGCCTGAAAACGCCAAAAGAGACGTGTCAGGTCGCTTCAGGCGTGTTGGTGAAAACCATTCATTTTATGAAGAGCCTTCCGGCTTTTCAACAACTGCCACTGAAAGATCAATTGACCTTACTCCAGAATTGCTGGGCACCGCTCTTCATACTGGGTCTCGCGCAGGAAAGAGTGAGTTTTGACGTAACCGATACGCCGGCTCCTAGCATGCTGAAAAGAATACTTCTCAATCACCGAGAAAGCCATGACTCCGACCGCGAACAACCCACCTTGGCAGGAGTGGAGAAAATCATGTCTTGCCTCAAGAAGTTTTGGAGCTTGGATTTAAGTCCAAAGGAGTATGCCTACCTCAAGGGCACCATCATATTCAATCCTG ATGTCTCAGATTTGAAGGCCTCTTTGTTCATCGAGGGTCTCCAACAAGAGGCTCAGCACGCTCTAAGGGAAGTCGTTTTCCCGCTTCATCCCGAGGACAGAGGCCGTTTTGCTCGAATTCTTCTCACTGCCTCGTCTTTGAAAACCATCACGCCGTCCTTAATCACAGAACTCTTCTTCCGGCCAGTCATTGGACAGGCGCATCTTTTGGACCTGCTTGTCGAAATGCTTTTCACGAGGTAG
- the efhb gene encoding EF-hand domain-containing family member B encodes MTLLEGSRNKWRLRDTFPTIRAAGKLIPVGDRAKTCLQEIIPKPVTPPVVRKFLNTTRPGPGVIRVFYGKANDPDIASTVTHGISTKASITGGSLINPTPKTRYHHRLRQLQEAVYASNQRAPLGKSQKQGPGLPNWVDADKTTFGVKSLEPLKASEIVNPPKTAEQVEKEALEAHQQYIRSHNAYFAGERVDRKYDWTSYGKDSRFGVPTPHYNDGRNVSKSLHWRSDTQLGNSAKCVSRRCDDFRERTQPQIGKVHDPIAETMNVAPNRTLGILMRPDNFGLGDLLHCTPPTEYLWGKDRQRTLVTAVRQHLKKANFHNFGSLLQAFRHYDKKGQGKIDKEDLLDVCRQFNLDISGPLLDCIMDYCDVDKDGHINFLEFANFLNWKDKMPINKTEQMILTKERDVSSAPANMQRKELQGSDPGNQAESRALIRPDDLESVEVGGSLKTPKTLPRPRTTQDRFITSSSLIRAVVGGVPTANYHTYGIPTVRTDLPPPRIKRISDRTNYGDQATAYDLLNPTLHSFWGVHEEHFFSPRTKEEMALIFQNVGKSVTGDTFDEAWNLASMRHPAGEVCVESFRNVLRELQAN; translated from the exons ATGACTCTTTTAGAAGGGAGCAGAAATAAATGGAGACTAAGGGACACATTTCCGACTATACGAGCG GCAGGGAAACTCATACCGGTCGGTGACAGGGCCAAGACTTGTCTTCAGGAGATAATACCCAAG CCTGTCACGCCACCGGTGGTGAGAAAGTTTCTGAACACCACTCGTCCCGGTCCAGGGGTGATTCGCGTTTTCTATGGGAAGGCTAACGACCCTGACATTGCCAGTACTGTGACTCACGGAATTAGCACGAAAGCCTCCATCACT GGAGGATCACTCATCAACCCGACACCCAAGACACGTTACCATCACAGGCTGCGTCAGCTTCAAGAAGCTGTTTATGCCAGCAATCAGAGAGCTCCTCTTGGAAAATCACAGAAGCAGGGTCCTGGCTTACCAAACTGGGTTGACGCGGATAAAACCACTTTTGGTGTCAAGTCACTCGAAC CTTTAAAGGCAAGTGAGATCGTTAATCCACCCAAAACCGCTGAGCAGGTGGAGAAAGAGGCTCTGGAGGCACACCAGCAGTATATCCGCTCACACAATGCCTATTTTGCGG GAGAGCGAGTGGATAGGAAGTATGATTGGACCTCCTATGGGAAAGACAGCAGGTTTGGAGTTCCCACTCCTCACTACAACGATGGACGCAATGTTTCAAAGTCCCTCCACTGGCGAAGTGACACTCAGCT gGGTAACAGTGCAAAGTGTGTTTCAAGGCGTTGTGATGActtcagagagaggacacagccCCAGATCGGCAAAGTGCATGATCC AATAGCAGAGACAATGAACGTTGCACCAAACCGCACACTTGGAATTTTGATGCGCCCTGACAACTTTG GTCTTGGTGACCTCCTGCACTGTACCCCACCCACGGAGTACCTCTGGGGGAAGGACAGACAGCGTACACTTGTCACTGCCGTTCGTCAGCACCTGAAAAAGGCCAACTTTCACAACTTTGGCTCCCTGCTGCAGGCTTTTCGGCACTATGACAAG AAAGGCCAAGGAAAGATAGATAAGGAGGACTTGCTGGATGTGTGTCGCCAGTTTAACCTGGACATTAGCGGTCCGTTGCTTGACTGCATTATGGACTACTGTGATGTTGACAAAGACGGACACATCAACTTCTTAGAGTTCGCTAACTTTCTGAACTGGAAGGACAAGATGCCCATCAATAAAACCGAGCAGATGATTCTTACCAAAG AGCGTGACGTAAGCAGTGCCCCGGCTAACATGCAGAGAAAGGAGCTGCAGGGATCAGATCCAGGGAATCAGGCTGAGTCCAGAGCCCTTATTAGGCCTGATGATctggagtcagttgaggtggggGGTAGCCTGAAGACCCCCAAAACTCTGCCCCGTCCCAGGACGACGCAGGACCGATTCatcacctcctcttctcttatcCGAGCCGTTGTGGGGGGAGTTCCTACTGCCA ATTATCACACATACGGGATTCCGACAGTTCGTACAGATCTGCCACCCCCACGAATCAAGCGGATAAGCGACAGGACAAATTACGGCGACCAGGCCACAGCATACGATCTTCTCAACCCTACCCTGCACTCCTTCTGGGGGGTCCACGAGGAGCACTTCTTCTCCCCACGCACCAAGGAGGAG ATGGCCCTGATCTTCCAGAACGTGGGTAAGAGCGTCACTGGAGACACGTTCGATGAAGCGTGGAATCTGGCGTCCATGAGACATCCGGCAGGAGAAGTGTGCGTGGAGAGCTTCCGAAATGTTCTCCGAGAACTCCAGGCCAATTAA